The following proteins come from a genomic window of Pichia kudriavzevii chromosome 1, complete sequence:
- a CDS encoding uncharacterized protein (PKUD0A01750; similar to Saccharomyces cerevisiae YOR229W (WTM2) and YPL139C (UME1); ancestral locus Anc_8.651) has protein sequence MSEKLINEEYKIWKKTSPLLYDLLYTYSCDLPPLSVKWLKTYETLLSENKEPYIKANLLMGTHSQDKQNHISMVSVCVPPTLAPDYKPTDLTIPQNLLKSRQLNVVRDWNHPGEVNKLQINEYNNLFVTHTNSGDILLFDLKDDKLKTHKSTLKFHTKEGFGLEWNPVERKKNLLLSCAEDCKIALWDINEKVSNEIKPITTVSSHESIVNDISWNKSIDSIFASVSDDSSYQIHDIRLNTGPIIHITDAHHNPDSENTVNYPINSVEFNDSVSTLFATGGSDNSIQIWDLRNPTIPLRRLIGHKGPVIGLKFHENYLMSSSVDHRTLIWDLNKLDEGEPDKRKSEYMDPCLSFMHGGHTGKVCDIDWHPVLDNLIVTAAEDGLLEVWKPAHLGYEYEEEVDEKLKEGGVGEEEKKEIALENNVNN, from the coding sequence ATGAGTGAAAAGCTTATTAACGAAGAATataaaatttggaaaaagacATCCCCACTATTATATGATTTGTTATATACTTATTCTTGTGATTTACCACCACTATCAGTTAAGTGGCTGAAAACCTATGAAACACTACTaagtgaaaataaagaacCTTATATTAAGGCAAACCTTTTGATGGGTACACATTCACAAGATAAACAGAATCATATTAGTATGGTATCTGTTTGTGTTCCCCCTACCTTAGCCCCTGATTATAAGCCAACAGATTTAACGATACCACAAAATCTCTTAAAATCCAGGCAATTGAACGTTGTTCGAGATTGGAATCATCCTGGAGAGGTAAATAAGCTGCAGATCAATGAATATAACAATTTATTTGTCACGCACACTAACTCAGGGgatattttattatttgatttgaagGACGATAAGTTGAAGACTCATAAGTCGACTTTAAAATTTCATACTAAGGAAGGTTTTGGTCTTGAATGGAATCCAGTTGAGCGCAAAAAGAATTTACTACTGTCCTGTGCAGAAGATTGTAAGATTGCTCTTTGGGAtattaatgaaaaagtttcaaatgaaatcaagCCGATTACTACTGTATCCTCTCACGAAAGCATCGTGAATGATATATCATGgaataaatcaattgattctATCTTCGCATCCGTATCTGATGATTCATCCTACCAAATTCATGATATTAGATTGAACACGGGTCCAATAATCCACATTACAGATGCTCATCACAATCCTGATTCAGAGAATACTGTCAATTATCCAATTAATTCAGTTGAATTTAACGACTCAGTTTCAACACTTTTTGCGACAGGCGGATCTGATAATTCTATTCAAATATGGGACTTAAGAAATCCAACGATTCCCTTAAGGAGGTTAATTGGTCATAAGGGTCCAGTGATCGGTCTGAAGTTCCACGAAAACTATTTGATGTCTTCATCCGTTGATCACAGAACGTTAATCTGGGATTTAAATAAGCTAGATGAAGGTGAGCCTGATAAGAGAAAGAGCGAGTACATGGATCCATGTCTCTCTTTTATGCACGGTGGTCATACAGGCAAAGTATGTGATATAGATTGGCATCCAGTCCTAGACAATCTTATTGTTACAGCAGCAGAAGATGGCCTCTTAGAAGTTTGGAAGCCTGCACATTTAGGATATGAATATGAGGAAGAGGTCGATGAGAAGCtaaaagaaggaggagttggagaggaagaaaaaaaagaaattgccCTTGAGAACAATGTAAACAACTAA
- a CDS encoding uncharacterized protein (PKUD0A01720; similar to Saccharomyces cerevisiae YLR138W (NHA1); ancestral locus Anc_8.341), giving the protein MVWDQLDTSKTHVAYAIVAVFSTIFALCSLFVKEKLYLGEASVATLYGLIVGPHALNWFNPFTWGNYFNITLEISRILLCVEIVAVSVELPKKYVLHHWFPLFLLLIPCMTAGWLIIGAFVYAIIPGLTFGYGLLISACVTATDPILAQAVVGKGKFAKRVPAHLRNLLSAESACNDGVSVPFVYLALNIILHEGDASKIAKNWICVTVLYECLFGAIMGAIFGYSCRKALRFAEGHDLIDRESFLAFYIMLATLCAGFGSILGVDDLLASFAAGTAFSWDGWFTDRTEESNVSTVIDVLLNMAYFVYFGTIVPWSDFNNAELGLNCWRLICLAIVVLLLRRLPAVLLTKFINPDLKNWKEAFFVGHFGPIGVGAVFAAIIAIADLEADILHISHGPTTNYPTESEYYQLIRIIWPTVCFLIITSIIVHGSSVAVLVLGRQLQSMTFTMTWTKAESGDIRSGNWFNRLPKIERSGTSFSIKRIDTMAPSEEGEFYSGSSDEKFADEKQNARLNANIGMERFNEISANPTIETSGVPVKPSGGANRKKKKRLLKHKRSKKRKAPPVSETLDLKNGRKNHPDEDREANKDDVDEKQDTIYYPVGNEPSISSKNNSISEIDEATNVPLDKQKKLVLPLQKIISNATQHSDTSKEVIANDMEGTIHVNPEAMKKISENFEIDEDDIKPVYDEDGQLRIPTQAINYKDKLVIEDQHGEVLHTVPSRNSTLSSASRSNSLRSRSGTVRKLATSLGFFPSSEAEEKKEQNDSADNIDEPPSIANVLEKEPSKRSTTYKSKGKSRSNTTASKSALEKVIDFGDVLLQKNVAPRRTKKLHGFRVDDDIIIENEDGEILGRYKVNVKKQKALEAKEGLSEDQYNRNLVGKALKYFGLKKRREILDEEMNQMTNGDLIPGDGEVVDLGIEDKIKHFINADSSQAVVTLPPHLRKSHLSSSERNAGLRSNRNKQDSRNCYEETTSEEYNSHQNDDSFEDSSSNNSTYSSDSRDVSLEPSDPLYSESKFEKARRSAALDKSRRKSDDEEE; this is encoded by the coding sequence ATGGTTTGGGATCAACTAGATACTTCTAAAACACATGTTGCCTATGCAATTGTTGCTGTATTTTCTACCATTTTTGCTTTATGTTCCCTTTTtgtgaaagaaaaattatatTTGGGTGAGGCGTCGGTGGCCACCCTTTATGGCCTTATTGTCGGGCCGCATGCCTTGAATTGGTTCAATCCATTTACTTGGGGTAATTATTTTAATATTACATTAGAAATATCAAGAATTCTTCTATGTGTCGAAATCGTTGCAGTTTCAGTGGAATTACCCAAGAAATACGTGTTGCATCACTGGTTTCCGCTTTTTCTATTGCTAATTCCGTGTATGACTGCTGGTTGGTTAATTATTGGTGCTTTTGTGTATGCAATCATTCCAGGTTTAACTTTTGGCTACGGATTATTAATTTCTGCTTGTGTCACGGCAACAGACCCAATTCTTGCTCAAGCGGTTGTCGGTAAAGGTAAGTTTGCGAAAAGAGTCCCGGCTCATTTAAGGAACTTACTATCTGCTGAATCGGCATGCAATGACGGTGTTTCTGTCCCATTTGTTTATCTTGCGCTTAATATTATTCTGCATGAGGGTGATGCTTCCAAGATTGCTAAAAATTGGATATGCGTTACTGTTCTATACGAGTGTCTCTTTGGTGCTATTATGGGTGCCATTTTCGGTTATTCATGCAGAAAAGCTTTGCGCTTTGCTGAAGGACATGATTTAATTGATCGTGAGTCTTTCCTTGCCTTCTATATTATGTTGGCCACTTTGTGTGCAGGATTTGGCTCTATTTTGGGGGTTGATGATTTGTTAGCATCATTTGCTGCTGGAACAGCATTCTCGTGGGATGGATGGTTTACTGATCGAACAGAAGAATCCAACGTTTCGACAGTTATCGATGTCTTATTGAACATGGCATATTTCGTTTATTTTGGTACAATTGTTCCTTGGAGTGATTTTAACAATGCCGAATTGGGCCTGAATTGTTGGAGATTAATTTGTCTAGCTattgttgttcttcttttaaGAAGACTCCCAGCAGTACTGCTAACTAAATTCATAAATCCggatttgaaaaactggAAGGAAGCTTTCTTCGTTGGTCATTTTGGTCCAATTGGTGTGGGTGCAGTGTTTGCAGCAATTATAGCTATAGCTGACTTGGAAGCCGATATCTTGCATATATCGCATGGTCCGACAACGAATTATCCAACAGAATCGGAATATTATCAGTTGATTCGAATTATCTGGCCTACGGTATGCTTTTTAATCATTACATCCATCATTGTTCATGGTTCTTCGGTTGCAGTTCTGGTTCTAGGTAGACAGCTACAGTCTATGACGTTTACTATGACATGGACTAAGGCGGAAAGTGGAGATATTAGAAGTGGAAATTGGTTTAACAGATTACCCAAAATCGAAAGATCTGGAACCTCTTTTTCGATCAAACGGATTGACACCATGGCTCCTTCAGAGGAAGGGGAGTTTTATTCGGGATCTAGTGACGAGAAATTTGCAGATGAAAAACAGAATGCTAGACTCAATGCTAATATTGGAATGGAAAGATTCAATGAGATTAGTGCCAATCCAACCATTGAAACTTCTGGTGTGCCTGTTAAGCCGAGCGGGGGTGCTAacagaaagaagaagaagagattgCTCAAACATAAAAGAAGTAAAAAGAGGAAGGCACCACCCGTTTCTGAAACTTTAGACCTAAAAAATGGGCGTAAAAACCATCCTGATGAGGATCGTGAAGCTAATaaagatgatgttgatgaaaaacaGGATACGATTTATTATCCAGTTGGTAATGAGCCatcgatttcttcaaaaaacAACTCTATCTCCGAGATTGACGAAGCCACAAATGTGCCATTAGATAAGCAGAAAAAGCTGGTACTGCCTCTCCAGAAAATTATTTCTAATGCCACTCAACATAGTGATACTTCAAAAGAAGTAATTGCAAATGATATGGAAGGTACAATTCATGTTAATCCTGAGGCtatgaagaaaatttcagaaaactttgaaatcgATGAGGATGACATTAAGCCTGTttatgatgaagatggaCAATTAAGGATACCAACACAAGCGATCAATTATAAAGATAAACTAGTTATAGAAGATCAACATGGTGAGGTTTTGCATACTGTTCCAAGTCGAAATAGCACTTTAAGTTCAGCCTCCCGTTCGAACTCTTTAAGATCACGCTCAGGTACAGTTAGAAAGCTTGCTACAAGTCTTGGCTTTTTTCCCTCTAGtgaagcagaagaaaaaaaggaacaaAATGACTCAGCAGATAACATTGATGAGCCGCCTAGTATTGCTAATGTGCTAGAAAAGGAGCCATCGAAAAGATCGACGACGTACAAATCGAAAGGAAAATCCAGATCCAATACAACAGCCTCAAAGAGTGCGCTGGAGAAAGTCATTGACTTTGGTGATGTTTTACTGCAAAAAAATGTTGCTCCTCGTAGAACGAAAAAATTACATGGCTTTAgagttgatgatgatattatcattgaaaatgaagatggagAAATTCTAGGTAGATACAAAGTCAACGTCAAGAAACAGAAGGCTCTTGAAGCCAAAGAAGGATTAAGTGAAGACCAATATAATAGGAATTTAGTTGGTAAGGCATTGAAGTATTTtggtttgaagaaaagaagggAAATACTcgatgaagaaatgaatCAAATGACTAATGGTGATTTAATTCCCGGTGACGGAGAAGTTGTTGACTTGggtattgaagataaaatcaaacatttcatcaatgcTGACTCCAGTCAAGCTGTTGTTACATTGCCCCCTCATTTGAGGAAATCACATCTCTCAAGCTCTGAGAGAAACGCTGGATTACGTTCTAATAGGAACAAACAAGACTCTAGGAATTGTTatgaagaaacaacatCGGAAGAGTATAATTCTCACCAAAATGATGATAGTTTTGAGGATAGCTCATCCAATAATAGCACTTATTCCTCAGATTCAAGAGACGTTTCACTTGAACCGTCAGATCCGTTGTATTCTGAGTctaagtttgaaaaagccAGAAGGTCTGCGGCATTAGATAAATCCAGACGTAAATCcgatgatgaagaggaatga
- a CDS encoding uncharacterized protein (PKUD0A01780), translating into MHNISMHVPPISLQKQVATVKQFLKTHTYRYAPTEAQTWTEPPVSALAIGVNNFFLIISRFVFQGHRFFFSFPHQFTVIPVANSDARDLTCPTLYPLIASIVCSLVQEKACVYVFPFLYVEHEERICRAKQRFERVGSFFPALCIMNCAMRTV; encoded by the coding sequence ATGCACAACATATCCATGCATGTCCCCCCTATATCACTGCAAAAGCAGGTTGCAACGGTGAAACAATTCCTAAAAACTCATACATATAGATATGCACCAACAGAGGCACAAACATGGACAGAGCCTCCTGTTTCCGCCCTTGCAATTGGCGtaaataatttttttttaattatttCCCGATTTGTATTTCAGGGTCAccgattttttttttcttttccacATCAGTTTACAGTCATTCCAGTTGCAAACTCCGATGCACGGGATTTGACTTGTCCCACACTCTACCCGCTAATTGCCTCAATTGTATGCTCTTTAGTACAAGAAAAGGCATGTGTGTATGTCTTTCCCTTCCTCTATGTTGAGCATGAGGAGAGAATATGTAGGGCAAAGCAGCGATTTGAAAGGGTGGGGTCCTTCTTTCCTGCATTGTGCATTATGAATTGCGCAATGCGCACTGTGTAA
- a CDS encoding uncharacterized protein (PKUD0A01730; similar to Saccharomyces cerevisiae YLR130C (ZRT2); ancestral locus Anc_8.325), which produces MSGLNYLKSPGHFAELFIRGEDNCESGNEYNGEYMGARISAVFVVLVASAFGAFFPVLSSKYSMIRMPPICFFVAKFFGSGVIVATAFIHLLSPASDNLSNDCLGYPFDIYPFAFGICLIVLMLMFFLELIAYRWVEAKIAKQSLDANAPHSHSHFGDPNMYVINIDNAKQNHNHQHDHSHSHENESSDNEEAHLHVHPHGHAENEIEVVHFSKDHAHIHQTHNHLAHTHSDTSSGDGLRRETLEITYSDMSASKTEKMGSILTDDDSTADIDVEKQASESLADYSAQILNVFILEFGIIFHSIFVGLTLSCSGDEFVSLYIVVVFHQMFEGLGLGTRVATVDWPKSKRWTPWLLCLGYSLSTPIAIAIGIGVRNSYPPNSRRALITNGVFDSVSAGILIYTGLIELMAHEFLFSDEFKGEGGFKRMIWAYLVMCVGAGLMALLGRWA; this is translated from the coding sequence atgtCAGGTTTAAACTACCTGAAATCCCCAGGACACTTTGCCGAACTTTTCATACGAGGAGAGGATAACTGTGAATCCGGTAACGAATACAATGGTGAATATATGGGTGCCCGGATATCTGCCGTTTTTGTTGTGTTGGTAGCTTCCGCTTTTGGAGCTTTCTTCCCTGTTTTATCATCTAAATATTCAATGATACGGATGCCTCCTATCTGCTTCTTTGTTGCAAAGTTTTTTGGTAGTGGTGTTATTGTAGCCACTGCTTTTATACATTTATTGAGTCCGGCAAGTGACAACTTGTCAAACGATTGTCTTGGATATCCTTTTGATATTTATCCATTTGCTTTTGGTATTTGTCTAATCgttttgatgttgatgtttttcttaGAATTGATTGCTTACAGATGGGTGGAAGCAAAAATTGCTAAACAAAGCCTTGATGCAAATGCTCCGCATTCTCATTCACATTTCGGTGATCCAAATATGTACGTGATCAATATAGACAACGCGAAGCAAAACCATAACCACCAACATGATCATTCACATAGtcatgaaaatgagagCTCAGATAATGAAGAAGCTCATCTTCACGTGCATCCTCATGGTCatgctgaaaatgaaatagaAGTGGTCCATTTCAGCAAGGATCATGCCCACATTCATCAAACTCACAATCATCTTGCACATACTCACTCTGACACTTCCAGTGGAGATGGTTTACGTAGAGAAACACTTGAAATTACATATAGTGATATGTCTGCTTCCAAAACCGAAAAAATGGGGTCAATACTTACAGATGATGACAGCACTGCTGATATTGATGTCGAAAAGCAAGCTTCAGAGTCTTTGGCTGATTATTCTGCGCAGATATTAAACGTGTTTattcttgaatttggtATTATCTTTCACTCTATTTTTGTTGGGTTAACTCTTTCATGTTCGGGAGATGAATTCGTCTCCCTAtacattgttgttgttttccaTCAAATGTTTGAGGGCCTAGGTCTAGGTACCAGAGTTGCTACCGTCGATTGGCCAAAGTCAAAACGTTGGACTCCATGGTTGTTATGTCTAGGTTATTCTTTGAGTACGCCAATTGCAATAGCAATTGGAATTGGCGTTAGAAATTCGTATCCTCCAAACAGTAGACGTGCTTTAATTACAAACGGGGTTTTTGATTCAGTTTCAGCGGGTATTCTAATATACACCGGGTTGATTGAATTGATGGCACatgaatttttgtttagtGATGAGTTCAAGGGTGAAGGAGGATTCAAGAGAATGATTTGGGCTTATCTCGTTATGTGTGTTGGTGCAGGTTTAATGGCATTGTTGGGAAGATGGGCATGA
- a CDS encoding uncharacterized protein (PKUD0A01740; similar to Saccharomyces cerevisiae YPL138C (SPP1); ancestral locus Anc_8.650) yields MTEHNAVNRKYLQVLEKEYEAYQKSPKFSLNSEELFCVCRKPDHGELMVACDGCDEWYHFKCVGIEKKYKDLVNNYYCQFCDLLLHRGKSVWKRKCKLDSCYKPIAGQSQFCSAEHGKIYWNIILHKFEETNHSSEVDIAEVVNRQQVENLLQHVQSRNQLNEIGNELPLFDKEQLKVTGSQFSELNANKEKLRMLEENINILRSKYQYLMKLQNVITQVSDILTTSLDPNSIQYNAENPDGNTAIKQHRKSKSRKFKVDICGFDENLLLNDSQWPEFCGTEHYNLISNFTVCSELDRELIVQYYKSPEPFDDESSGTFMSLLRKLCLSDKGKKCHLHGGWFTIYKYGIDLKLKEKEQEKNEIIELNEKLIKMIQIKNWRLYCDDL; encoded by the coding sequence ATGACTGAGCACAATGCAGTCAATAGGAAATACCTACAAGTTTTGGAGAAAGAATATGAAGCTTACCAAAAATCGCCTAAGTTTTCATTGAACTCGGAGGAGcttttttgtgtttgtaGGAAACCTGACCATGGTGAACTGATGGTGGCTTGTGATGGTTGCGATGAATGGTACCATTTCAAATGTGTGGGCATTGAGAAAAAGTACAAGGATTTGGTAAACAACTATTACTGTCAATTTTGTGATCTACTCCTTCATAGAGGCAAGTCTGTCTGGAAAAGAAAGTGTAAGTTAGACTCATGTTACAAACCAATTGCTGGACAAAGTCAATTTTGTTCTGCCGAGCATGGCAAGATATATTGGAATATTATACTGCATAAGTTTGAAGAGACGAATCATTCTTCCGAAGTCGATATAGCAGAAGTTGTGAATAGGCAGcaagttgaaaatttacTTCAGCACGTTCAGTCACGAAATCAATTGAACGAGATTGGAAACGAACTGCCTCTATTTGATAAAGAACAGTTAAAAGTTACAGGCTCACAATTTTCTGAACTAAATGCAAACAAGGAGAAACTTCGTATGCtagaagaaaatatcaacattttGCGATCTAAATATCAATACCTTATGAAACTTCAGAATGTCATAACTCAAGTAAGTGATATATTGACAACGTCACTTGATCCTAATTCTATACAGTATAATGCAGAAAACCCAGATGGCAATACCGCAATAAAACAGCACCGTAAATCAAAGTCTAGGAAGTTCAAAGTCGACATTTGCGGATTTGACGAAAATTTGCTTCTGAATGATAGCCAATGGCCGGAATTCTGTGGAACGGAGCATTACAACTTGATCTCTAACTTCACTGTATGTTCCGAACTAGACCGTGAACTCATTGTTCAATATTATAAATCCCCAGAGCCGTTTGACGATGAAAGCTCGGGTACTTTTATGAGTCTCCTTCGAAAGTTGTGTCTTTCAGATAAAGGTAAAAAATGCCATTTACATGGGGGGTGGTTCACTATATATAAGTATGGTATTGatttaaaattgaaagaaaaagagcAGGAAAAAAACGAAATCATCGAACTAAACGAAAAACTGATTAAGATGattcaaatcaagaattggAGGCTTTATTGCGATGATCTTTga
- a CDS encoding uncharacterized protein (PKUD0A01790; Pfam Domains: DUF2009(2.3e-258)), whose amino-acid sequence MEHKTLADLLDSNNNEEEIIEINGEEDVKDGELSLGEVCVDCERMPKELYCKQCEENFCRVCFQFAHRGGKRKVHGYDELLPLDEAESGEKGRSEEEQEESEGGSEEEGNHLEDGARNKGLRETEKGSITETHLVILKKIKKFTKFIPLRLTYEERQLLKLLEAALSVSEYTDKVDIITYTSKTKRIITQLKEICSILAGLVVSSNMKVGQKLIENKNFVDNAEWYKSIFEIGRRYKVMNPERMRDTYGKLCYIIMDSRLKQVKEHMEFDLYKPILTIERFLDEHSNDHSNSLFEDILLLDATADIRPENKPRATINRLIKQKEKAIEILADRYHHKEGLNKEQIRMIIYSIGDFNSYTNKNRIPVINMTKKLDSFFLDSENDPKYSLGIRYGHKGSRLTHNHEKQYLYVKQALGLWNHVMRDLIELWYIADEDLFDGNNYRMADTGQGFQRIKSCPKLYKKMYALLHECQSKFDYWVGIPVIHLGDDAVPNALFFLDKYIQIPSILIPIDKCIESIPNLATDKYIHNMINEQFGGVENLQKDILCDYFKHGFDGSGADNYYFAGSCVDASSTSSCEFCNNISKKPYYKIFLLSGFTNFNGEGY is encoded by the coding sequence ATGGAGCATAAAACCCTTGCAGATCTATTAGATTCAAACAATAACGAGGAGGagattattgaaatcaatggTGAAGAGGATGTCAAAGATGGCGAACTATCGTTGGGGGAAGTGTGTGTAGATTGCGAGAGAATGCCAAAGGAATTGTACTGCAAGCAATGCGAGGAGAACTTTTGTAGAGTTTGTTTCCAGTTTGCGCATCGAGGTGGTAAGCGGAAAGTCCATGGTTATGATGAGCTGCTTCCGCTTGACGAAGCAGAGTCTGGAGAGAAAGGTAGatcagaagaagaacaagaagaaagtgaaGGAGGTAGTGAGGAAGAAGGGAACCACTTGGAAGATGGTGCAAGGAATAAAGGTTTGAGAGAAACTGAGAAGGGCTCAATCACCGAGACGCATTTGGtcattttgaagaaaataaagaagtttACAAAGTTTATCCCCTTGAGACTCACCTACGAAGAGAGACAGCTGCTTAAATTGCTAGAAGCTGCATTATCAGTCTCCGAATATACGGATAAGGTTGATATTATCACATATACTTCTAAAACAAAGAGGATCATCACACAGTTGAAGGAAATATGCTCTATTTTGGCAGGATTGGTGGTCTCATCAAATATGAAAGTTGGgcaaaaattgattgaaaacaaaaattttgttgataatgCTGAATGGTATAAATCTATTTTTGAGATTGGAAGAAGATACAAGGTCATGAATCCCGAAAGAATGAGGGATACATACGGTAAGTTGTGTTACATAATTATGGATTCAAGACTAAAACAAGTTAAGGAACATATGGAATTCGATCTCTATAAGCCGATTTTGACAATCGAACGATTTTTAGATGAACACTCAAACGACCATTCCAACAGTTTATTTGAGGATATCTTGTTATTAGATGCAACAGCCGACATTAGGCCGGAAAATAAACCTAGGGCAACGATTAACAGAttaatcaaacaaaaggaaaaggcaaTTGAAATCTTAGCTGATAGATATCATCATAAGGAAGGTCTGAATAAAGAACAGATTAGAATGATTATTTATTCTATTGGAGATTTCAACTCATacacaaataaaaacagaATTCCAGTTATTAATATGACCAAAAAGCTTgactctttctttcttgattCTGAGAATGATCCTAAATATTCCCTAGGTATAAGGTATGGTCATAAAGGTTCTAGATTAACGCATAATCATGAAAAGCAGTATCTTTATGTCAAACAGGCATTAGGGTTATGGAACCATGTGATGAGAgatttgattgaattgTGGTATATAGCTGATGAGgatttatttgatggtAATAATTATAGAATGGCAGATACTGGTCAAGGTTTTCAGAGAATCAAATCGTGTCCTAAGTTGTACAAGAAAATGTATGCATTGTTGCATGAATGTCAATCCAAGTTTGATTACTGGGTTGGAATTCCAGTTATTCATTTAGGTGACGATGCTGTTCCTAATGCCTTGTTTTTCCTCGATAAGTACATCCAAATTCCATCAATTCTAATCCCTATTGATAAATGTATCGaatcaattccaaatttggCAACGGATAAGTATATCCATAATATGATTAACGAACAATTCGGTGGTGTTGAAAATTTACAAAAGGATATTCTTTGTGACTATTTCAAACATGGATTTGATGGCTCAGGTGCTGATAATTACTATTTTGCAGGTTCTTGTGTTGATGCATCTTCAACCTCAAGTTGTGAATTTTGTAATAATATCTCCAAGAAACCATACTATAAGATTTTCTTGTTGAGTGGATTTACCAATTTCAATGGTGAAGGCTATTGA
- a CDS encoding uncharacterized protein (PKUD0A01770; similar to Saccharomyces cerevisiae YAL034C (FUN19) and YOR338W (YOR338W); ancestral locus Anc_7.55) has translation MSTFIRETMTPINNTSNNTSNNTLHTTPKENPHDYNPIVTSIANSIANSNSSSTLNMPSPPLSPYTRNSCEEIDIPNLLFPRPSKPIVSDLRYLDGGSLANKPLDGLQLQSNPSIDKCTLTSLNNTPILDAQLHNPPPDRFSAEQLGDPIEKETNNKSEKVDETNEVADEKENGNIDDASPLLINPYREINRPGFKKFQFDFLSEYQFKNLNSYSSYTTSSNLKYSSLPSTTRSTPRHHYDSLKSQSNYNSLSDSDVEKPRTRRFVRQNRFELESVDTNADTISRPSTPIRKKSQFSNSSPATPKRQRTSTPISYNYDYKKIEDFCPPLDTLPPNNTKCLRTDWKGQSMDLSSDPLVSELHPAEVVLASILRLPCAVYLDSKRRIFQEKVKRMKLNLPFRRTDAQKSCKIDVNKASRLYASFEKVGWFDEKHFQKFM, from the coding sequence ATGTCGACTTTTATACGTGAAACAATGACTCCAATCAACAACACCTCTAACAATACCTCCAACAATACACTCCATACCACTCCGAAAGAGAACCCACATGATTACAATCCCATTGTAACCTCAATTGCAAACTCAATTGCAAACTCAAATTCCTCCTCAACCCTTAATATGCCCTCACCTCCTTTGTCTCCATATACTAGGAATAGTTGTGAGGAAATTGATATCCCAAACTTGTTATTCCCAAGACCTTCCAAACCGATCGTTAGTGACTTGAGGTATTTGGATGGGGGGTCACTGGCTAATAAACCATTGGATGGATTACAACttcaatcaaatccaagcaTTGACAAATGTACTCTAACGTCCCTAAATAATACGCCCATTCTTGATGCTCAATTGCACAACCCACCACCTGACCGTTTTAGTGCTGAACAATTGGGCGATCCAatcgaaaaagaaacaaataataAGAGTGAGAAAGTTGATGAGACGAATGAAGTTGCCGATGAAAAGGAGAACGGAAATATCGATGATGCCTCTCCCCTTCTTATAAATCCATATAGAGAAATCAATAGACCAGgattcaagaaattccaatttgaCTTTCTATCGGAATAccaattcaaaaatctAAACTCCTATTCATCCTATACCACCTCTTCTAACTTGAAGTACTCCTCTTTACCTTCGACCACTAGATCTACTCCTCGCCATCATTATGATTCTCTAAAATCACAGTCCAATTATAATTCCCTCTCAGACTCAGACGTTGAGAAACCTCGGACTCGAAGGTTTGTCCGTCAAAATAGATTCGAATTAGAATCGGTGGATACGAATGCAGACACGATTTCGAGGCCTTCTACTCCAATAAGAAAGAAGAGccaattttcaaactcatCTCCAGCCACTCCAAAGAGACAACGCACCTCAACACCTATATCCTATAATTATGAttacaagaaaattgaagatttctGTCCACCTTTGGATACTTTGCCTCCTAATAATACCAAATGTCTTCGGACTGATTGGAAAGGCCAGTCGATGGACTTATCGTCGGATCCTTTGGTTAGTGAATTGCACCCGGCGGAAGTGGTTTTAGCTTCAATCCTAAGGTTACCTTGTGCTGTCTATCTCGACtccaaaagaagaatcTTCCAAGAAAAAGTGAAGAGAATGAAATTGAACTTGCCATTCCGGAGAACGGATGCACAGAAATCTTGCAAAATTGATGTCAACAAGGCAAGTCGTTTGTATGCTTCCTTTGAGAAAGTTGGCTGGTTTGATgagaaacattttcaaaaatttatgTGA